CAGCACCTCGAAGCGCGGGTCCGCGTCGACCAGCGCCCACGCGTCGGCCGCCCGGTCCAGTACCTCGTCGAAGAGCGCGCCGACGGCGTCCGGGCCGAGGATCCGCAGGGTCAGCCACAGCTTGAGGGCGTCGAAGCGGCGGGTGGTCTGCAGGCTCTTGTCGACCTGGTTGGGCAGGGTGTCGCCGGCCGGGTTGAGGTAGTCCGCGTGGTGGGTGACGTGCCGCAGCGTGCGGCCGTCGCGGACCAGCAGGGCGCTCGCGGAGACCGGCTGGAAGAACGACTTGTGGAAGTCCACGGTCACCGAGTCGGCCCGCTCGACGCCGGCGAGCAGGCGCCGCCGGGTCGGCGAGACCAGCAGCCCGCAGCCGTACGCGGCGTCGACGTGCAGCCACACCCCGGCGGTGGCGCAGCATTCCGCCAGCTCCGGCAGCGGGTCGATGCTGCCGAAGTCGGTGGTGCCGGCGGTGGCGACGACGGCCATCACCACCAGCCCGGCGGCCCGGCACCGGGCCAGCTCCCGGCGTACCCGGTCGGGCCGCAGCCGCCGGTCCGGCCCGGTCGGCAGGGCCAGCACCGCGTCGGCGGCCAGGCCGAGCAGGTCGGCGGAGGTCTGCACACTGAAGTGCCCGGCGGTGGAGGTGATGATCCGCAGCCGGGGCAGCAGGTCCCGGCCGAGGCCGTGCCGGGCGCACGCCTCCTCCCGGGCCAGCAGCAACGCCTGCAGGTTGGACTGGCTGCCGCCGCTGGTGAAGACGCCGTCGGCGGCCGGGCCCAGCCCGAGCCGACCGGCGGTCCAGGCCACCAGCCGCCGCTCGATCAGGGTGGCCCCGGCGCTCTGGTCCCAGGTGTCCAGGGACGAGTTGACGGCGCTGAGCACCGCCTCGCCGAGCAGCGCGGGCAGCACCACCGGGCAGTTGAGGTGGGCCAGGTAGCGCGGGTGGTGGAACCAGACGGCGTCGCGCAGGTAGACGTCCTCCAGTTCGTCGAGGGCGGCGTCGGTGTCGCCGAGCGGCCGGTCCAGGTCGACCGCGTCGATGCGGGGCGCCAGCCCGGCCGGGCCGATCCCGGTGCACGGCCCGTCGACGCCGGCCACCTGCTGGGCCACCTGGTCGACGCCGGCGGCGACGATCCGGCGGTAGCGCCCCACCGAGCCGGCGTGCAGCAGGTGGGACCGGGCGGCGGCGGGTCTGCCGGCGTACTCATCTCGGGTCCTCCCGACCGGTGCGGAGGGTGTCCTCGCAGACGCCACGGCCAGTAGCCGGCGAAGGTGACGTGCCGGCGGTCCAGGCCGCGCACGTCGACCAGGTGCCGGCGGACTGGCGCGGACCGCCGCCGATTCGCCGGCGACCCAGGCGTACGGGGCGGCGGTGGGCAGCCGCGCGGCGCAAGCCGCCGCGACCAGCAGCTCACCGGGGGCGGCACTGCCCGGACCAGCCAGCGCACCTCGACGCGGGCGGCGGTGGGCAGCGGCTGATGTCGGCGGAGTGCGGCACCTCGACCAGCACGTGCGTGGCGCCGGCCGGCAGCCAGGCCAGGATGCCGGCGACGGCGGGCAGCGCGGTCTCGTCGGCGACCAGCAGCACCTCGTCGGTGCCGGCGGGCGGCCGGAAGCAGACGCTGCGGTTGTCGGGCACGGCGGGGCCGAGCAGCGCCACCCGGTCGCCCGGTCGGGCCCGGCCGGCCCAGCGGGTCGCCGGGCCGGTGTCGCCGTGCCGGACCAGGTCGATGTCCACCTCGGCCCGCTGCGGCCGTTGCTCCCGGATCGTGTACGAGCGCATCACCGCGCGCACCTGCGGGTCCATCGCCCGCCAGGCGGCGTACCAGTCGTCGCCGGTGGGCAGCACCGGCGCCGGCTGGCCGGGGCGCGGCAGGAAGAGCGAGACGCTCTGGTCCCGGCCGCCGCCGGCGAAGTCGGCCAGCTCCGGACCGCCGAGGGTGATCCGGACGAGCGAGGCGCCGACCGGTCGGGTGGCGACGACCCGGGCGGCGTAGAAGCGGTAGCGCAGGGCGACGGCGGTGCTCACGGGGCGACCCGCTTCGCGGCGCGGATGGCGGTGGCCAGGTTCTCCAGCAGCGGCGCGGCACCCGCGTACGAGAAGCGGGGCACCGCGTCCCAGCCGGTGACCTGGCCGGCGCGGACCGCCGGGAGCCCGGCCCAGGTGGGCTTCCCGGCGAGGTCCTTCGGCTGCAGGGCGGTGCCGCGGTTGTCCAGCAGGATCAGGTCGGCGGGGAAGCGGTCGGCGTTCTCCCAGCTCAACGCCTCGAAATAGTCGCCCTGCGCCAGCTTCGTCGGCACCACGAGGTCGACGCCCAACTCGGCGAAGTACATCAGGTCGGTGCTGACCTTCGGGTTGGAGACGTAGCACAGGTCGGGGCTGCCGGAGGCGGCCAGCACCCGGATGCCGGGGTTGGCCCGGACGGCCTGCCGGACGGCCCCGGCGGCGGCGGCGAACCGGGTCCGGGCCTCGGTGACCTTCCGCGCCGCCGGGTCGGCGCCGAGCGCGGCGGCGAGTCGGGCGTACTGCTCGATGGGGCGGGTCATCGGCACCCGGGCGGTGGTCACCGCGACCGTCGGCGCGAGCGGGAGGATCTTCGCCCGGCTCTCGTCCGGGACGTACCAGAGCGCGCCCGGGTCGTACCTGTGGGTGACCAGGAGATCGGGGCGGAGCGCGGCGTACTTCTCCAGGTCGAACTGGCCCCAGGCGTTGCCGAGCAGCTCGACCGCCTCGACGTCGAGGTCGCCGGCCTGCGGTTCGGCGCTGCCGTCGGCGCGCCGGGTCTCCCCGAACACGCCGACGATCTGCGCGTCCAGTCCGAAATCGATCAGTGCGGCGGCGACCCCGGTGAAGGCGACGATCCGGTTCGGCCGGCGCGCGGCGGTCACCTT
Above is a window of Micromonospora sp. R77 DNA encoding:
- a CDS encoding ABC transporter substrate-binding protein, which translates into the protein MPVPVPARRLSRRGLLAAGGASTVAALLAGCSRRGPTERAAAGSWEFVDDRGEKVTAARRPNRIVAFTGVAAALIDFGLDAQIVGVFGETRRADGSAEPQAGDLDVEAVELLGNAWGQFDLEKYAALRPDLLVTHRYDPGALWYVPDESRAKILPLAPTVAVTTARVPMTRPIEQYARLAAALGADPAARKVTEARTRFAAAAGAVRQAVRANPGIRVLAASGSPDLCYVSNPKVSTDLMYFAELGVDLVVPTKLAQGDYFEALSWENADRFPADLILLDNRGTALQPKDLAGKPTWAGLPAVRAGQVTGWDAVPRFSYAGAAPLLENLATAIRAAKRVAP
- a CDS encoding aspartate aminotransferase family protein, whose product is MASARTPSAPVGRTRDEYAGRPAAARSHLLHAGSVGRYRRIVAAGVDQVAQQVAGVDGPCTGIGPAGLAPRIDAVDLDRPLGDTDAALDELEDVYLRDAVWFHHPRYLAHLNCPVVLPALLGEAVLSAVNSSLDTWDQSAGATLIERRLVAWTAGRLGLGPAADGVFTSGGSQSNLQALLLAREEACARHGLGRDLLPRLRIITSTAGHFSVQTSADLLGLAADAVLALPTGPDRRLRPDRVRRELARCRAAGLVVMAVVATAGTTDFGSIDPLPELAECCATAGVWLHVDAAYGCGLLVSPTRRRLLAGVERADSVTVDFHKSFFQPVSASALLVRDGRTLRHVTHHADYLNPAGDTLPNQVDKSLQTTRRFDALKLWLTLRILGPDAVGALFDEVLDRAADAWALVDADPRFEVL
- a CDS encoding siderophore-interacting protein produces the protein MSTAVALRYRFYAARVVATRPVGASLVRITLGGPELADFAGGGRDQSVSLFLPRPGQPAPVLPTGDDWYAAWRAMDPQVRAVMRSYTIREQRPQRAEVDIDLVRHGDTGPATRWAGRARPGDRVALLGPAVPDNRSVCFRPPAGTDEVLLVADETALPAVAGILAWLPAGATHVLVEVPHSADISRCPPPPASRCAGWSGQCRPR